The Fodinibius salicampi DNA window TACACAATCTCCTTCAATACCTGCCTGCCTTAATCCATTGATCGTCCAATCAAGTACTCGCTGCCCTTTGATGAGCTTTTCGAGCACTAACTGATCATCCGGACCTGCCAGCGTACTTTTGGTATGTGCCGCGCCAAATATAAAAACCTGCATATCAGCCCACCATTTTCATTTTCAATTGACAAAACTTATTAATTGCCTGAGGCAATAAGGCATCATGCATGAAATAGTATGATTTACCTTCTGAGAGATCCTGGCTGGTTGAGGCCCAGCTGTCGGGATTAAGGGCTTTATCAAAAAGATTGCCCAGCAAATGAGCCCTGTAATGAGGATCCACATAGTTTATGAGAAGGTCTCTTGTAACATTTGGTCCAAGTTGCTTACTATCAATATCAAAATGTGGCAATGGATAGCTACGCTGCCCAATCACATCCCCGGTATCAATTCCTGCATTCATAAAGAAAGCACTCATCCCAATCTGGTTTTGCACCAGGGCACTCCAAAGCAGGCAGTCGGCGCCCCGCACATCCGGAACAAGACCGGGATGGATATGGATAAACTTCTT harbors:
- a CDS encoding formyltransferase family protein: MDKKLDGVLLLATAHNITKAYINKLSNLGLRPSRIIRLNWRNSSYSNKVEGLSDKKFSNLISGINNKLKAREVFTGDLTLSTERVLDDLGWERQNITIDHINDEKLKAFLRDSVEEKYTIFCGGGILRRPILNCGKKFIHIHPGLVPDVRGADCLLWSALVQNQIGMSAFFMNAGIDTGDVIGQRSYPLPHFDIDSKQLGPNVTRDLLINYVDPHYRAHLLGNLFDKALNPDSWASTSQDLSEGKSYYFMHDALLPQAINKFCQLKMKMVG